A single Colias croceus chromosome 10, ilColCroc2.1 DNA region contains:
- the LOC123694860 gene encoding uncharacterized protein LOC123694860 — protein sequence MSGYPYGNPQYPQQPNQIYPPIDPMQQQYAPHPGQPMPGYPGQNMQYPYQPGFAMYPGQQAGMPPTAMSYPNITPTPTAPLYGFPNNTPQQPMQFVQWIPATTSSAHSFSDRAVVAGYEGYDQSPLWVIRAKLEGDLIPGKLAIKHNAAYVPWDGRENAVPNFEILCAPAERLRWIENRDGVIPPNAIPGGHTASGEPLYIGRAREQGSLTPGKVHPSHKTMYLSFGGKEIGHKVYEILCSA from the exons ATGTCTGGAT ACCCGTATGGAAACCCTCAATACCCGCAACAGCCGAATCAGATCTATCCACCAATTGACCCCATGCAACAGCAATATGCCCCACATCCGGGCCAGCCGATGCCTGGTTATCCAGGACAGAATATGCAGTATCCATACCAGCCAGGATTTGCTATGTACCCTGGGCAACAAGCTGGAATGCCTCCAACAGCGATGTCTTATCCAAACATAACGCCCACACCCACAGCTCCTTTGTACGGCTTTCCAAATAATACACCTCAACAACCTATGC AGTTTGTTCAATGGATTCCGGCTACCACATCAAGTGCTCACAGCTTCAGTGACAGAGCCGTGGTTGCAGGGTACGAGGGTTATGACCAGAGTCCCCTCTGGGTTATCCGAGCAAAACTTGAAGGAGACCTTATTCCTGGCAAACTTGCAATCAAACATAATGCAGCTTATGTACCATGGGACGGTAGAGAGAATGCTGTGCCGAATTTCGAA ATATTGTGTGCGCCAGCAGAGAGACTGCGTTGGATAGAGAACAGGGACGGTGTGATTCCACCAAATGCTATTCCCGGTGGTCATACTGCATCTGGCGAGCCATTGTACATTGGCAGAGCTAGGGAGCAAGGCTCACTTACCCCAGGAAAG GTACATCCGAGCCACAAGACGATGTATTTATCGTTTGGAGGCAAGGAAATAGGACACAAGGTGTATGAAATATTGTGTTCAGCCTGA
- the LOC123694861 gene encoding uncharacterized protein LOC123694861, whose product MKRNKYKIQDNLNRICWFEVMQMYDKLADCINIFNKIYAGQILIMFEAWLLTTILVICRSLSPTMKYSDVIWSDMFYYTFLNIRPFFLTILSDYFIQERRKILSILIRVLVHSDDDRCHDQVQTMIDLVQSRKLELSAVVTAVNVPIMIAFADRVISYSVFMIQYFYIYNV is encoded by the exons ATGAAAAGG aataaatataaaatccaGGATAATTTAAATCGTATCTGTTGGTTCGAAGTTATGCaaatgtatgataaacttGCTGATTGTATCAACATCTTTAACAAGATATATGCAGGACAG attttaattatgtttgaagCTTGGCTGCTCACTACAATACTAGTAATATGCCGATCATTGTCACCAACGATGAAG tattcGGATGTTATTTGGAGTGacatgttttattatacatttctcAATATACGACCATTTTTCTTAACAATATTGAGTGACTATTTCATACAAGAACGAAGAAAAATACTTTCTATTCTCATACGCGTGCTTGTTCATAGTGACG ATGACAGATGTCACGACCAAGTGCAAACAATGATAGATTTGGTGCAATCCAGGAAACTGGAGCTCTCCGCTGTAGTAACGGCGGTCAATGTACCAATTATGATTGCATTTGCCGACCGAGTTATCTCATATAGCGTTTTTATGATtcaatacttttatatttataacgtaTAA